One window of the Hyperolius riggenbachi isolate aHypRig1 chromosome 5, aHypRig1.pri, whole genome shotgun sequence genome contains the following:
- the LOC137519558 gene encoding cathelicidin-related antimicrobial peptide Bf-CRAMP-like, translating into MEHSAMLCLVLGAITIAASVHLPMEQWGDEDIAIMAQFSTDYYNRVSGDSAIYRILANSTKYFADENSQSHQLQFTIKQTLCQKPDDNMTEECDFKEDGVVKLCTANIFVEDNQDIVVVNCNNQHQEASEHTRVRRSGGSRGGWGRIIGRPGYGSSIARVDGIESTTGNSTVLI; encoded by the exons ATGGAGCACTCTGCAATGCTCTGCTTAGTGCTGGGGGCCATCACCATTGCCGCCAGCGTACACTTACCCATGGAGCAATGGGGTGACGAGGATATCGCCATCATGGCCCAGTTCAGCACAGATTACTACAATAGAGTCTCTGGAGACAGCGCCATCTACAGGATCCTGGCAAACAGCACCAAATATTTTGCT GATGAGAACTCTCAATCCCACCAACTTCAGTTCACCATCAAACAAACTTTGTGCCAAAAGCCTGATGATAATATGACAGAGGAATGCGACTTCAAAGAGGACGGC GTGGTGAAGCTCTGCACAGCAAACATTTTTGTGGAAGACAATCAGGATATCGTTGTGGTGAACTGCAACAACCAGCATCAAGAAGCAAGTGAG CACACAAGAGTGAGAAGATCGGGAGGCAGCAGAGGTGGCTGGGGAAGAATTATCGGCAGACCTGGATACGGATCTTCTATCGCTCGTGTTGACGGCATAGAAAGTACCACAGGAAATTCCACAGTACTCATATAA